A single window of Phyllostomus discolor isolate MPI-MPIP mPhyDis1 chromosome 13, mPhyDis1.pri.v3, whole genome shotgun sequence DNA harbors:
- the ZNF346 gene encoding zinc finger protein 346 isoform X2, whose product MEYPALGTVEAKDGGGARPYRSSEEREGREPDGLRFDRERACRLWEAVSGAQPVGREEVEHMIQKNQCLFTSTQCKVCCALLISESQKLAHYQKSSRSKDKNQCCPTCSMTFSSPVVAQSHYLGKTHAKNLKLKQQSTKVEALSKRLTNPLLVASSLASSHQSREVRDPDKFCSLCHATFNDPVMAQQHYVGKKHRKQETKLKLMAHYGRLADPAVTDSAAGKGYPCKTCKIVLNSIEQYQAHVSGFKHKNQSPKTAVSPLGQIPVQRQPTQKDSTTLED is encoded by the exons ATGGAATATCCTGCGTTGGGAACGGTGGAGGCCAAGGACGGCGGAGGGGCCCGGCCCTACAGAAGCTCGGAGGAGCGGGAGGGCCGGGAACCGGACGGGCTGCGATTCGACCGCGAGAGGGCGTGCCGCCTGTGGGAAGCCGTTTCTGGGGCCCAAccagtggggagggaagaag TGGAGCACATGATCCAGAAGAACCAGTGTCTCTTCACCAGCACACAATGCAAGGTGTGCTGCGCCCTGCTTATTTCGGAGTCCCAGAAGCTGGCTCACTACCAG AAGAGCAGCAGAAGCAAAGACAAGAACCAGTGCTGCCCCACCTGTAGCATGACCTTTTCCTCCCCTGTCGTGGCCCAGTCGCACTACCTGGGGAAGACCCACGCAAAGAACTTAAAGCTGAAGCAGCAATCCACTAAGGTGGAAG CTCTGTCGAAACGCCTTACGAACCCTCTCCTCGTGGCCTCCTCCTTGGCCTCCTCGCACCAGAGCAGGGAGGTGAGAGACCCAGACAAGTTCTGCAGCCTCTGCCACGCAACTTTCAACGACCCTGTTATGGCTCAGCAACACTACGTGGGCAAGAAACACAGGAAACAGGAGACCAAGCTCAAGCTCATGGCACACTACgggcggctggcagaccctgcCGTCACCGACTCAGCAG CCGGGAAGGGCTACCCATGCAAGACGTGTAAGATCGTGCTGAACTCCATAGAACAGTACCAAGCTCACGTCAGCGGCTTCAAACACAAGAACCA GTCACCAAAAACAGCAGTGTCACCCCTGGGCCAGATTCCAGTACAAAGACAGCCCACACAGAAAGACTCAACTACCTTGGAAGACTAG
- the ZNF346 gene encoding zinc finger protein 346 isoform X1 produces MEYPALGTVEAKDGGGARPYRSSEEREGREPDGLRFDRERACRLWEAVSGAQPVGREEVEHMIQKNQCLFTSTQCKVCCALLISESQKLAHYQSKKHANKVKRYLAIHGMETLKGETKKLDSDQKSSRSKDKNQCCPTCSMTFSSPVVAQSHYLGKTHAKNLKLKQQSTKVEALSKRLTNPLLVASSLASSHQSREVRDPDKFCSLCHATFNDPVMAQQHYVGKKHRKQETKLKLMAHYGRLADPAVTDSAAGKGYPCKTCKIVLNSIEQYQAHVSGFKHKNQSPKTAVSPLGQIPVQRQPTQKDSTTLED; encoded by the exons ATGGAATATCCTGCGTTGGGAACGGTGGAGGCCAAGGACGGCGGAGGGGCCCGGCCCTACAGAAGCTCGGAGGAGCGGGAGGGCCGGGAACCGGACGGGCTGCGATTCGACCGCGAGAGGGCGTGCCGCCTGTGGGAAGCCGTTTCTGGGGCCCAAccagtggggagggaagaag TGGAGCACATGATCCAGAAGAACCAGTGTCTCTTCACCAGCACACAATGCAAGGTGTGCTGCGCCCTGCTTATTTCGGAGTCCCAGAAGCTGGCTCACTACCAG AGCAAAAAACATGCCAACAAAGTGAAGAGATACCTAGCAATCCATGGAATGGAGACATTAAAGGGGGAGACGAAGAAGCTAGACTCAGATCAG AAGAGCAGCAGAAGCAAAGACAAGAACCAGTGCTGCCCCACCTGTAGCATGACCTTTTCCTCCCCTGTCGTGGCCCAGTCGCACTACCTGGGGAAGACCCACGCAAAGAACTTAAAGCTGAAGCAGCAATCCACTAAGGTGGAAG CTCTGTCGAAACGCCTTACGAACCCTCTCCTCGTGGCCTCCTCCTTGGCCTCCTCGCACCAGAGCAGGGAGGTGAGAGACCCAGACAAGTTCTGCAGCCTCTGCCACGCAACTTTCAACGACCCTGTTATGGCTCAGCAACACTACGTGGGCAAGAAACACAGGAAACAGGAGACCAAGCTCAAGCTCATGGCACACTACgggcggctggcagaccctgcCGTCACCGACTCAGCAG CCGGGAAGGGCTACCCATGCAAGACGTGTAAGATCGTGCTGAACTCCATAGAACAGTACCAAGCTCACGTCAGCGGCTTCAAACACAAGAACCA GTCACCAAAAACAGCAGTGTCACCCCTGGGCCAGATTCCAGTACAAAGACAGCCCACACAGAAAGACTCAACTACCTTGGAAGACTAG